A section of the Thermoanaerobaculia bacterium genome encodes:
- a CDS encoding replication-associated recombination protein A codes for MSDTLFGDEPAPKASANLSASAPLAERMRPASLDEIEGAEALIGADSFLRRAIEEDRVPSMIFWGPPGVGKTTVARLIAARTRSRFVSASAVASGVKEMREILDGARRLRGAAGQRTILFLDEIHRFNRAQQDVFLPYVEAGDVTLIGATTENPSFELNGALLSRCETIVFEPLSVDAVARILRRAAADPDRGLGRLGIGLTDDAVAFASRFAGGDARRALNLLEAAASDVRSAEDRTITLERLREISRKKVLLYDKSGEEHYNLISALHKSMRDSDVDASIYWLLRMIEAGEEPLYLARRIVRFASEDVGLADPRALRVALDAKEAFDFLGNPEGVLALVEAAAYCALAPKSNALYVAEKQARSDIEEFPQEPVPPVIRNAVTKLMKDVGYGKGYRYAHDEPEGVGGIECLPESLRGRRYYEPKDTGEERGIAGRLAAIREIRRRAAERGK; via the coding sequence GTGAGTGACACGCTGTTCGGCGACGAGCCGGCTCCGAAGGCGTCGGCGAATCTATCCGCTTCCGCGCCGCTCGCGGAGCGGATGCGTCCCGCCTCTCTCGACGAGATCGAGGGCGCCGAGGCCCTGATCGGTGCCGACAGCTTCCTGCGCCGCGCGATCGAGGAGGACCGGGTCCCGTCGATGATCTTCTGGGGGCCGCCGGGCGTGGGCAAGACGACCGTCGCCCGTCTGATCGCCGCGCGTACCCGGTCCCGCTTCGTGTCGGCTTCGGCCGTCGCGAGCGGCGTGAAGGAGATGCGCGAGATCCTGGACGGCGCCAGGCGGCTCCGCGGCGCGGCCGGCCAGAGGACGATTCTCTTCCTCGACGAGATTCACCGCTTCAATCGGGCGCAGCAGGACGTCTTCCTCCCGTACGTCGAAGCCGGCGACGTCACGCTGATCGGCGCGACGACGGAGAACCCTTCGTTCGAGCTGAACGGAGCCCTCCTTTCGCGCTGCGAGACGATCGTCTTCGAGCCGTTGTCGGTCGACGCGGTCGCCCGGATCCTGCGCCGGGCGGCCGCCGACCCGGACCGCGGTCTGGGGCGCCTCGGGATCGGGCTGACCGACGACGCCGTGGCGTTCGCCTCTCGATTCGCGGGCGGAGATGCGAGACGGGCGCTGAATCTCCTCGAAGCCGCGGCTTCCGACGTCCGTTCGGCCGAGGACCGGACGATCACCCTCGAGCGGCTGCGCGAGATCTCGCGGAAGAAGGTGCTCCTCTACGACAAGTCCGGAGAAGAGCACTACAACCTGATCTCGGCGCTCCACAAGTCGATGCGCGACTCCGACGTCGACGCGTCGATCTACTGGCTCCTCCGCATGATCGAAGCGGGCGAGGAGCCGCTCTATCTCGCGCGGCGGATCGTGCGGTTCGCGTCCGAGGACGTCGGGCTCGCGGACCCCCGCGCCCTGCGCGTCGCGCTCGACGCGAAGGAGGCGTTCGACTTCCTCGGGAACCCGGAAGGCGTGCTCGCGCTCGTCGAGGCCGCGGCGTACTGCGCGCTGGCTCCCAAGTCGAACGCCCTGTACGTCGCCGAGAAGCAGGCGCGCTCGGACATCGAGGAATTCCCGCAGGAGCCGGTTCCGCCGGTGATCCGGAACGCCGTGACGAAGCTGATGAAGGACGTCGGGTACGGCAAGGGATACCGCTACGCGCACGACGAGCCCGAGGGGGTGGGGGGGATCGAATGTCTTCCCGAGTCGCTGCGAGGCCGCCGGTATTACGAGCCGAAGGACACGGGAGAGGAGCGGGGGATCGCCGGCCGGCTCGCCGCGATCCGGGAGATCCGCCGGCGCGCCGCGGAGCGCGGGAAGTGA
- a CDS encoding cobalamin B12-binding domain-containing protein, with amino-acid sequence MDPLRILIAKPGLDGHDRGAKVVARALRDAGMEVIYTGLRQTPAQIAAAAIQEDVDCVGISILSGAHNVLVPEVIDELAARGGADIPVFVGGIIPDKDIEALVARGVRKIFLPGSSTRDIIAFIQEEIGQRERA; translated from the coding sequence ATGGATCCGCTCCGCATCCTGATCGCGAAGCCCGGTCTCGACGGCCATGACCGGGGCGCGAAGGTCGTCGCCCGGGCGCTCCGGGACGCGGGGATGGAGGTGATCTACACCGGGCTCCGCCAGACCCCCGCGCAGATCGCGGCCGCCGCGATCCAGGAGGACGTCGACTGCGTCGGCATCTCGATCCTTTCGGGGGCGCACAACGTCCTCGTCCCGGAGGTGATCGACGAGCTCGCGGCGCGCGGAGGAGCCGATATCCCCGTCTTCGTCGGGGGGATCATCCCCGACAAGGACATCGAGGCCCTCGTCGCGCGGGGCGTCCGGAAGATCTTCCTTCCGGGATCCTCGACCCGCGACATCATCGCGTTCATCCAGGAGGAGATCGGACAGCGCGAACGGGCGTAG
- a CDS encoding CarD family transcriptional regulator: MGFRVGEKIVYPNHGVSIVEQIRESEIAGLRNTYLHLRLISNNSKVMVPIENSELIGLRRLTIRKEVNSLLRTLANGRVSPLADWKGRYKQNLDKMRSGRLQDIAEVLKALNHVMQKKALSFREKKMYERAKYLIVSEIAVIDGASEEEVARRVDRALARSMQKSLAS, translated from the coding sequence TTGGGCTTTCGAGTTGGCGAAAAGATTGTCTACCCGAACCACGGGGTCTCGATCGTCGAGCAGATCCGCGAATCGGAGATCGCCGGGCTTCGGAACACGTATCTTCACCTCCGGCTGATTTCGAACAATTCCAAGGTGATGGTTCCGATCGAGAACAGCGAACTGATCGGGTTGCGCCGGCTCACGATCCGCAAGGAAGTGAATTCTCTCCTCCGGACGCTCGCCAACGGGCGGGTTTCACCGCTCGCGGACTGGAAGGGGCGATACAAGCAGAATCTCGACAAGATGCGGAGCGGCCGGCTCCAGGACATCGCCGAGGTCCTCAAGGCGTTGAACCACGTCATGCAGAAGAAGGCGCTGTCGTTCCGGGAGAAGAAGATGTACGAGCGCGCGAAATACCTCATCGTTTCGGAAATCGCCGTGATCGACGGCGCGAGCGAGGAGGAAGTCGCGCGTCGAGTGGATCGGGCGCTCGCCCGGTCGATGCAGAAGTCCCTGGCGAGCTGA
- a CDS encoding diguanylate cyclase codes for MADLREPSDREESEGPRRSARANFALAGAALGWVVPAAALLARVLIGKVAWRVEIREHAFFYAFAFAATTVLLALFGAVAGSRIDRVRRRRDWYRNKSRHDDLTGFLVPSAFRQALSHVIDEARAEQAPIALLLLAVDGAAGSEAEHGSGLTKSILLHLAAAVRRIAPPDAILARWGGLEIAILLPSAQFRLDELPQKLCEQIAERPVFDAGSRIFCKARVGGYYGVPVLSADRIVLQAQDALAEVYRKGGRIRIGVA; via the coding sequence ATGGCCGATTTGCGCGAACCCTCGGATCGCGAGGAATCCGAAGGCCCCCGCCGTTCCGCCAGGGCGAACTTCGCGCTGGCGGGCGCGGCGCTCGGATGGGTGGTTCCGGCGGCCGCGCTGCTCGCGAGAGTCCTGATCGGGAAGGTCGCCTGGCGCGTCGAGATCCGGGAGCACGCGTTCTTCTATGCGTTCGCGTTCGCCGCGACGACCGTTCTGCTCGCGCTCTTCGGGGCCGTCGCCGGATCGCGGATCGACAGGGTCCGCCGCCGGCGCGACTGGTACCGCAACAAGTCCCGCCACGACGACCTGACCGGATTCCTCGTCCCCTCCGCGTTCCGTCAGGCTCTCTCGCACGTCATCGACGAGGCGCGCGCGGAACAGGCCCCGATCGCGCTGCTGCTCCTCGCCGTCGACGGCGCGGCCGGGTCGGAGGCGGAGCACGGGAGCGGACTGACGAAATCGATCCTCCTGCATCTCGCCGCGGCCGTGCGGCGAATCGCTCCCCCGGACGCGATCCTGGCGCGGTGGGGAGGGCTGGAGATCGCGATCCTCCTGCCGAGCGCCCAATTCCGGCTCGACGAGCTCCCCCAGAAGCTCTGCGAGCAGATCGCGGAGCGGCCCGTGTTCGACGCCGGCTCGCGCATCTTCTGCAAGGCCAGGGTGGGCGGGTACTACGGGGTTCCGGTCCTGTCCGCCGATCGCATCGTCCTGCAGGCGCAGGACGCCCTCGCGGAGGTCTATCGCAAGGGCGGCCGCATCCGGATCGGCGTCGCCTGA
- a CDS encoding tetratricopeptide repeat protein translates to MTRDNFLFTVCGLLAGFILGYFVATGGGHAPAPASAPPAAAPSGTGTDAALTPSSTEIAAHVKEAREAVARDPGNPDLNLQLANALYDASDWKGAAEAYEKVLPTKPGDPNMITDLGSCYRNLGKFDKALEMYQKAQQIQPSHSQSLLNMTLVYVFDLKDAAKAQAAFDRLKKEHPEIPRLNDLQLRISELRASKS, encoded by the coding sequence ATGACGCGCGACAATTTTCTGTTCACCGTCTGCGGACTCCTCGCGGGATTCATCCTCGGCTATTTCGTGGCGACCGGCGGCGGCCACGCCCCCGCGCCCGCGAGCGCGCCGCCGGCGGCGGCGCCCTCGGGGACGGGAACCGACGCGGCCCTGACGCCCTCCTCCACGGAGATCGCGGCGCACGTGAAGGAGGCCCGGGAGGCCGTCGCGCGCGACCCGGGCAACCCGGATCTGAACCTCCAGCTCGCCAACGCCCTCTACGATGCGAGCGACTGGAAGGGCGCGGCGGAAGCGTACGAGAAGGTGCTTCCGACGAAGCCGGGCGATCCGAACATGATCACGGATCTCGGGTCGTGCTACCGGAATCTCGGGAAGTTCGACAAGGCGCTCGAGATGTACCAGAAGGCGCAACAGATCCAGCCGTCGCACTCCCAGTCGCTCCTGAACATGACTCTCGTCTACGTCTTCGACCTGAAAGACGCGGCCAAGGCCCAGGCGGCGTTCGACCGCCTCAAGAAGGAGCACCCGGAGATTCCGCGGCTGAACGATCTGCAGTTGCGCATCTCGGAGCTCCGCGCCTCAAAAAGTTAG
- a CDS encoding enoyl-CoA hydratase/isomerase family protein, which yields MSGSWRVSREGAVARFVLDTGRETPTLSPEILEDLAAGIERQAETGASAAIVASSTPGIFAAGADLRAIRALSAAEGYLYARTGQEALSRVARAACTTIAEIDGACFGGALDLAMACDIRIASDRARFAHPGPRLGIVTGWGGTVDAPRRIGTARARRLFRSGEVFDAGGALRLGLVDEVTPSGELRERVRAAAVIAAQGHCCQWLR from the coding sequence ATGAGCGGATCGTGGCGGGTATCCCGCGAAGGCGCCGTCGCGCGTTTCGTCCTGGACACCGGCCGGGAGACGCCGACTCTCTCCCCGGAAATCCTGGAGGATCTCGCCGCCGGGATCGAGCGTCAGGCGGAAACGGGAGCCTCGGCCGCAATCGTCGCCTCCTCGACACCGGGAATCTTCGCGGCGGGGGCGGACCTCCGCGCGATTCGCGCCCTTTCGGCGGCGGAAGGCTACCTGTACGCGCGGACGGGGCAGGAAGCGCTCTCGCGCGTCGCCCGGGCCGCCTGCACCACGATCGCCGAGATCGATGGCGCGTGTTTCGGGGGAGCGCTCGATCTGGCGATGGCGTGCGACATCCGGATCGCGAGCGACCGGGCGCGGTTTGCGCACCCGGGGCCGCGCCTGGGGATCGTGACGGGCTGGGGAGGGACCGTGGACGCCCCCCGCCGAATCGGGACGGCCCGGGCCCGGCGGCTCTTCCGCTCGGGAGAGGTCTTCGACGCGGGCGGCGCCCTCCGGCTGGGACTCGTCGACGAAGTGACGCCATCCGGAGAGCTCCGGGAGCGGGTCCGCGCAGCGGCGGTAATTGCCGCCCAAGGCCATTGCTGTCAATGGCTTCGCTGA